The sequence AGCACTGCGCAATTCGGCTCTATCAGATGATGGCAGTTATAAAACTTACACTTTCCAAGGAACGGTTCGAACTCCCGAAATGCCCGCTCCAGCATCCCTTCGCTGAGTTGGTAGAGGCCAAACTCCTGAAATCCCGGCGAATCGATAATATACGTTTCGTCGTGCTTCGCTGGATTGACTTCATATAACCGCGTGAAGGTGGTCGTGTGCTTGCCGGTATCCAGTGCGGCCGATATTTCCCGTGTGGCAATATCAGCATCAGGCACAATCAGATTAATGATTGAAGACTTTCCCATTCCCGACTGCCCGATCAGGATCGTCGACTGGTTTTCCAGCAGCGGCATTAAAGTGGCACAGGTCTGCTCTGGCGCACCCATCGCAGATACTTCATGTATCGGATAGCCTAGCTTGGCATAAGGTTGCAGCCGCTCACGCGTCCTCGGCAAGGAGGCGGCAATGTCGGTTTTGTTCAAAATAATGTGGGCCGCGACGCCAGCGGCCTCAGCTGCCACCAGTGCACGCGAAATCAAATCATCGGTAAACCCCGGTTCGGTTGCCACCACAATGAATAGTTGTGAAACGTTGGCGGCCAGCAACTTTGATTTGTACTGATCCGAACGATATAACAGGCTACGGCGTTCGCCGAGGGATTCGATCACGGCCTGATTTTTGGAGGTCATGTTCAGATTGACCTTGTCGCCGACAGCAACGTCGCTCTTCTTGCCGCGTGTCACGCAGTGCAGCTTTAGCGACTCTCCATCCACGAGCGCCTGCACCAGATAATGGCGACCGTGGGCGGCGATGACCACGCCGACCGCATTGGCGATCCCGATTTTTGCTGCTTTACCCGGCTTGGGTTTGTAATGATCAACCATTAAATGTCACCGGTTCTAATTTAGTGGCAAGTAATCGGTTGATCCGGACCGTGGCTGGCGGATGTGAATCGTAAAACGCGGAATGCAATGGATCGGGGGTAAGCGTCGAAGCGTTGTCTTCGTACAATTTCACTAGCGCCGCGACCAGATCGTCCGCATTGGTATATTTAGCGGCAAATGCATCGGCCTCAAATTCGTGCTTGCGCGATGTGATCGACGACAGGGGTGACAGCATGAACGTAAAAATGGGCAGCGCCAGCATGAACAAAATCAAAGCCATGGCGTTATTGTTCGATAGATCGGTGAGCAACAGTGGAATCACGCCAAGCCCGGTAAAAAACCATAATTGCTGTTTCAAATACCCGAGCAACGCCAGAAAGACCAGGGAAACTGCAAAAATCACGACGATTCGCTTAACGATGTGTTTGAGTTTGAAATGTCCCAGTTCATGCGCCAGCACCGCTTCGATTTCATGTGGTGCCAGACGCGCCAATAGCGTATCGAAAAAAACGATGCGCTTGCTGGCGCCAAAGCCAGAGAAATAAGCATTGCCGTGCGCACTGCGCTTGGAACCATCCATGACGAACAGTCCTTTGGAAGCAAAGCCGACGCGCTGCATCAAGCCTTCGATCCGCGAGCGCAAGCTGTCGTCGGTCAATGGCGTAAACTTATTGAACAACGGTGCGATGACCGTGGGAAACAGAATCAACATCAATAATTGAAAGCCACTCCAGACCAGCCACGCGTAAAACCACCAGATGTCGCCGGATTTTTCCATCAGTAACAGAATCACCCAGATTAACGGTAGACCAATCGCAGCGCCAAGCAGGGTGCTTTTTAGCAAATCGGCAAAGAACAACTTGTGCGTCATTTTGTTGAAACCGTAGCGCGCTTCGAGGACAAATTGCTTATAGTAAGCAATTGGCAGGTCGATTGCGCCGGAAATCAGGGCGAAAGCGACCACTAAGCCCATTTGGTACAGCATGCCAGAGCCGGTCCAGCCAAACACCGTGGCCGATATCCATTGCAAACCGCCTAACAGCGTGAAGCAGATCAACAGGACTGCACTCACCAATAAAGTAAAAAGACTGAATTTGGTCTTGGCGACGGTATAGTCCGCTGCCTTTTGATGCGCTGAAAGTTGAATTTTTTCAACGAATTCAGCTGGCACTGCGCTACGATGCGCAATGACGTGACGAATCTGCCGCGAACCGAGCCAAAAGCGCACAGATAAGCTTGTTGCTAAAAAAACTATAAATAATACTGAAAATGCAAATGAAGACATGTTGTCCCTATGTGAGAAAATACGCGGCTGATGACAAACTTAATCGCGTTTCCCAATAAATCGTAAAGAGAACAATTATGTCACAAGCTATCGATTCATCGACACCATCCGCGCCCGTTGAGGCACCATTACGTCCGAATGAATTCAATCTGATCTGGGTTGATATGGAAATGACCGGTCTTGACCCTGATGCAGAACGCATTATTGAGGTAGCGGTGGTCGTCACCGACCCGCAACTAAATATTTTGGCCGAAGGGCCGGTTTTCGCTATTCATCAGTCGGACGCTTTTCTGGATGGCATGGATGCATGGAACAAAGGAACCCACGGGCGCTCGGGCTTGATTGAACGCGTAAAAACGTCCACCGTGACCGAAGCGGAAGCCGAAACCGAGCTGATCGCCTTCTTGCGCAAATATGTCCCAAACGGTAAATCGCCGATGTGCGGCAACACCATTTGTCAGGATCGCCGCTTCATGGCGCGCGGTATGCCGAAGCTGGAGGCGTTCTTCCACTATCGTAATCTGGATGTATCGACATTAAAAGAATTGTGCAAACGCTGGAAGCCTGAGTTGGCCAGTGGCTTTAAGAAACATCAAAAGCACACCGCGCTAGCCGATATTCTTGAGTCGATTGAAGAGTTGAAATACTACCGTGAACATTTCATCAAGGAGTAAGCAGGCTTATCTGCGACGGCTTGCGGTGATTTTTGCGCCGATCTTTGTTATAACGGCAGTCTCTAATAAAAGATTATCGCTTTAATAAAAAACGTCACCTTTTCCGCTATCGGAAGGTGACGTTTTATTATCTGGCGCCTACGCAATCGATGCTCAAGATGCTTATTCTTCCGCCAGCCCAGCGCCGCAGCATTTCTTGAATTTTTTGCCACTGCCACAGCCGCACAGGTCGTTGCGTCCAACTTTAGGCGTTTCGCGCTGGATCGTTTTGACTGCAGATTTACGGTTTGGCAGCCAATAACGATAAATTTCCAGAATTGCAGCTTCGACCTCAACGGTTAATTTATGCCGCTTGACCGGATCTTCGCGCAGCAGCATTTCCTCTTCTTCCAGCTCGTCGGCACCCAACAAATAAATCGGCCGTACGACCGTAGAAAGATTTGACGTCCAGATCGGCTCCCATGCCTGGGGCCGTAAGTTGATACCTTCCCAAAACCCCCACGTCCACGCTTCGCCATCGAGCAACGGCTTACCTTCATGCTCAAATTCGCAGAATAACGGTTCGTATTCTTTTGGCGCCACTTCAAGTGTTACCGCGATCTCGTTCATATAGCGCGCGATCAGACCGACGGTGCGCTCGAATTCTTTGTCGGATTTGAACTTTGGCGCGTCGTTCAGCGACGGTCCCCAGACATGCGGCAACCATTCACCCAGCAAAATTTGCTCGGGCCCAATCACCAGCGCCGTCAAATACCCGTGCAGCGTGTCCATCGTCATGCTTTCTTCGCCGCAACGGTCGGAAAGCAAAAAGTCGTCTAATTCATCAAATTCTTTATCTGATAGCGGTTCGTCTAGTTCCATCGTGATGCCTATAAAATGTATGTGTAAAGTGCGCGATGGCGGATTTTACGATTGAAATGGGTTAAATCTGCAAAAAGCGTCAAAAACAATCAAATGCGCCGCCTGCCTTGATTTGCTCAAGCGCAAGCGGAGATTGCCGTAGATAGTGCTTTAGCTAGTCTCTTCTTCAAAATTAAGCTCAATACCGTTACCTGCGGGATCTTTTAAGAAAATCTGGGTTTGTCGCGTTAACGGTACCACCACAATTTTGTGCGGAATTTGACGGGTGGCCAGTCGGGCAATCATCTCTGCCTGATTCACGCAGGTGAATGCAGCATGGTCAAACGTGGTGGGTCTTGTATTTTTTGCATCTGCCAACAGGTCGTCGGTGGCTACTTCGCTGAGTACCTCACTCAAGCCCTCACTCACTTCTCCGCTTGCGACCGCAGCCATCGCCTGACTCAAGTGCAAAATCGGACGACCGCCAGCGTAAAGCCAAAATCCCACACTACTAAAAGCCGGACGCGGCCCTACGTCCAGGCCCACCACGTCGCAATAAAAATCCCTGAGTATAATCATCAGGTCGTGGGGCGCGCGAAGGTTGTAATGATTTAGGCCGATAACTGGCATGGAAAAATTCCTGTGGGTTTTGCTTCGTAGACAACGGTCATGCTTTCTCCGTAGCCAAATTTTACGCCGGTTCAAGACTGCCGTTATGGTTTCTCGCATCGTGCAGAAATGTTGGTCAACAAGTTGTGTCAGCTGCCAGAAAAAAATAAACAAATATCTGAAATATTTGAACGTGACGAAGCAGGGCGGGATGAGATTGCAGCTTACAATAGTCACCATGAACCTACTCACACCCGCATCATTTTCTACTTTGACCCCGGACACCGTGCTCGACGCGCTCGACAGCATTGGCTTGCATGGGGACGGTCGACTGTTGGCACTTAATAGCTATGAAAACCGGGTATATCAGATCGGGATGGACGACGGCCCTCCGCTGGTAGCAAAATTTTATCGACCGCAGCGCTGGAGTGACGCCGCTATTCTGGAAGAGCATGCGTTTGTGGAAGAACTGGTAGAACGAGAAATTCCGGTGGTGCCAGCTTCTGCTAGCAAAGATGGCAATACTTTACATCAATTCCATGGCTTTAGATTCGCTGTCTTTCCACGTCACGGCGGTCGTTCGCCGGAGTTGGAGGACAGCGCGACGCTGGAATGGCTCGGGCGCTTTTTAGGGCGTATCCATTCTGTCGGTCAGCTAAAAACTTTCCAGCACCGACCTACGCTCAACATCACCACATTCGGGATCGAACCAAGCACTTATTTATTGAGTAGCGGCTTTGTGCCGGAAGATTTGCTGGCCGCGTATCGCAGCATCGTGGCGCAGGCACTGGAAGGCGTGCAACGTTGCTTTGATCGCGCCGGTGATGTTGGCACGCTGCGGTTGCATGGCGATTGCCATGGCAGTAACGTTCTGTGGACCGATGCAGGGCCGCACTTTGTCGATTTTGATGATAGCCGCATGGGTCCGGCTGTGCAGGACTTATGGATGCTATTGTCCGGTGAGCGGCACGATATGGTGCGGCAGTTATCCGATCTATTAGCCGGGTACGAGGATTTTTGCGATTTCGATCCGCGTGAACTACATTTGATCGAAGCATTGCGGACCTTGCGGCTGATTCACTATTCGGCATGGATTGCGAGACGTTGGGATGATCCTGCATTTGCGGTGGCATTCCCCTGGTTTAACACGCAGCGCTATTGGCAGGATCGGGTGCTGGAACTGCGCGAGCAGATTGCTTTGATGGATGAGCAACCGTTGTGGCCCGCGTAAGTTAAAGCCGGGTTATTTCCAGCGATGATTTAGAAGATTAATTGCAGATAAATAATGACAGCAAACAGACAAGTACTCACCCCCGCATTGGCATCTCAATTTGCCAAAATGGTCCTCGGCCATCTGACGCAGGAATACCCAAATAAGTTAACACATGCACTGGATAATGCCGAAGATGTAAAAAGTCCGCGTGCTCTCTATCCGATTTTTTACGGTAGTTATGACTGGCATTCTTGCGTGCATGGCTACTGGTTGCTGGTGCGATTATTGACACGTTATCCGACGTTACCGGAAGCCTCAACCATCCGCGCAGTATTCGATCAACAGCTGACTGACGAGAATGTAAAGGGTGAACTGGCCTATCTGACGTCTCCGTCACGTGCTGGATTTGAACGTCCCTATGGATGGGGGTGGTTGTTGGCATTGCAGTCCGCACTTAACAAACTTGATACAGCAGAAGGCAAACGTTGGGCGCAAACGCTCGCCCCCTTGGCAGATGCGTTTGTTGAACGCTTTCTCAATTTTTTACCAAAAGCAACCTATCCGGTGCGCGTCGGCACGCATTTTAATACCGCCTTTGCGATGACCCTGGCATTGGAATATGCGCGCTCAGCGGGAAACCAACAGTT is a genomic window of Glaciimonas sp. PAMC28666 containing:
- the rsgA gene encoding ribosome small subunit-dependent GTPase A, with the protein product MVDHYKPKPGKAAKIGIANAVGVVIAAHGRHYLVQALVDGESLKLHCVTRGKKSDVAVGDKVNLNMTSKNQAVIESLGERRSLLYRSDQYKSKLLAANVSQLFIVVATEPGFTDDLISRALVAAEAAGVAAHIILNKTDIAASLPRTRERLQPYAKLGYPIHEVSAMGAPEQTCATLMPLLENQSTILIGQSGMGKSSIINLIVPDADIATREISAALDTGKHTTTFTRLYEVNPAKHDETYIIDSPGFQEFGLYQLSEGMLERAFREFEPFLGKCKFYNCHHLIEPNCAVLEAVQEGKIAPMRHQLYKQLLHESSQTLY
- a CDS encoding M48 family metallopeptidase; this encodes MSSFAFSVLFIVFLATSLSVRFWLGSRQIRHVIAHRSAVPAEFVEKIQLSAHQKAADYTVAKTKFSLFTLLVSAVLLICFTLLGGLQWISATVFGWTGSGMLYQMGLVVAFALISGAIDLPIAYYKQFVLEARYGFNKMTHKLFFADLLKSTLLGAAIGLPLIWVILLLMEKSGDIWWFYAWLVWSGFQLLMLILFPTVIAPLFNKFTPLTDDSLRSRIEGLMQRVGFASKGLFVMDGSKRSAHGNAYFSGFGASKRIVFFDTLLARLAPHEIEAVLAHELGHFKLKHIVKRIVVIFAVSLVFLALLGYLKQQLWFFTGLGVIPLLLTDLSNNNAMALILFMLALPIFTFMLSPLSSITSRKHEFEADAFAAKYTNADDLVAALVKLYEDNASTLTPDPLHSAFYDSHPPATVRINRLLATKLEPVTFNG
- the orn gene encoding oligoribonuclease, translating into MSQAIDSSTPSAPVEAPLRPNEFNLIWVDMEMTGLDPDAERIIEVAVVVTDPQLNILAEGPVFAIHQSDAFLDGMDAWNKGTHGRSGLIERVKTSTVTEAEAETELIAFLRKYVPNGKSPMCGNTICQDRRFMARGMPKLEAFFHYRNLDVSTLKELCKRWKPELASGFKKHQKHTALADILESIEELKYYREHFIKE
- a CDS encoding UPF0149 family protein, which produces MELDEPLSDKEFDELDDFLLSDRCGEESMTMDTLHGYLTALVIGPEQILLGEWLPHVWGPSLNDAPKFKSDKEFERTVGLIARYMNEIAVTLEVAPKEYEPLFCEFEHEGKPLLDGEAWTWGFWEGINLRPQAWEPIWTSNLSTVVRPIYLLGADELEEEEMLLREDPVKRHKLTVEVEAAILEIYRYWLPNRKSAVKTIQRETPKVGRNDLCGCGSGKKFKKCCGAGLAEE
- a CDS encoding diguanylate cyclase, coding for MPVIGLNHYNLRAPHDLMIILRDFYCDVVGLDVGPRPAFSSVGFWLYAGGRPILHLSQAMAAVASGEVSEGLSEVLSEVATDDLLADAKNTRPTTFDHAAFTCVNQAEMIARLATRQIPHKIVVVPLTRQTQIFLKDPAGNGIELNFEEETS
- a CDS encoding serine/threonine protein kinase, encoding MNLLTPASFSTLTPDTVLDALDSIGLHGDGRLLALNSYENRVYQIGMDDGPPLVAKFYRPQRWSDAAILEEHAFVEELVEREIPVVPASASKDGNTLHQFHGFRFAVFPRHGGRSPELEDSATLEWLGRFLGRIHSVGQLKTFQHRPTLNITTFGIEPSTYLLSSGFVPEDLLAAYRSIVAQALEGVQRCFDRAGDVGTLRLHGDCHGSNVLWTDAGPHFVDFDDSRMGPAVQDLWMLLSGERHDMVRQLSDLLAGYEDFCDFDPRELHLIEALRTLRLIHYSAWIARRWDDPAFAVAFPWFNTQRYWQDRVLELREQIALMDEQPLWPA
- a CDS encoding DUF2891 domain-containing protein, with protein sequence MTANRQVLTPALASQFAKMVLGHLTQEYPNKLTHALDNAEDVKSPRALYPIFYGSYDWHSCVHGYWLLVRLLTRYPTLPEASTIRAVFDQQLTDENVKGELAYLTSPSRAGFERPYGWGWLLALQSALNKLDTAEGKRWAQTLAPLADAFVERFLNFLPKATYPVRVGTHFNTAFAMTLALEYARSAGNQQLEALIDETARRWHAKDIACQAWEPSGDEFLSPALMEAELMHQVLPAAEFAIWFSAFLPHLAQREPATLFVPATVTDRSDGKIAHLDGLNFSRAWCQRSLAGALPVDDARKSVLLDAADCHFESAIAHVSGDYMGEHWLGTFALLALEA